A window from Drosophila nasuta strain 15112-1781.00 chromosome 3, ASM2355853v1, whole genome shotgun sequence encodes these proteins:
- the LOC132790631 gene encoding general odorant-binding protein 56h, which produces MKTTFALALLLSCLTGFLIASSAEKAAEILNDCMTENGVSTQDLMDLKSGKLKPEDAKDNMKCATQCIFVKFGFMNDKGTLLNDQILANFPDANLKAQVQNALTACGSIVGSNPCDTAFKMMVCFEKHANDMLNI; this is translated from the exons ATGAAGACAACATTCGCATTGGCATTATTGCTCAGTTGTCTAACTGGATTCCTTATa GCCAGTTCCGCTGAGAAGGCTGCTGAAATTCTCAATGATTGCATGACTGAGAACGGTGTCAGCACACAGGACTTGATGGATctaaaatcgggaaaattgaAGCCTGAAGATGCCAAGGACAACATGAAGTGTGCCACCCAATGCATCTTTGTGAAGTTTGGATTTATGAATGACAAAGGCACTCTGCTGAATGACCAGATATTGGCGAATTTCCCCGATGCCAATCTTAAAGCTCAGGTACAAAATGCCCTCACTGCTTGTGGCAGCATCGTTGGCAGCAATCCCTGCGACACAGCCTTTAAGATGATGGTCTGCTTTGAGAAACACGCCAATGATATGTTGAATATATGA